In Williamwhitmania sp., a genomic segment contains:
- a CDS encoding DUF4468 domain-containing protein, giving the protein MKKLILFALAILIVTACFSQDKPKKKSFWTNTPPAESKTVPLDSIFPVINGRIDYTDVFTVPDTTINATYTKAKLWFVDNFNNAKSVIQVDDKDNGIIKGRGVLDYGANHYFYYTITVMFKPGRVKYEITDIVHSYDGYIPGYGYKKEDKPLETWATPTRKQSVVSVYRGINDKFINLCHSLKIALLKPPSDNW; this is encoded by the coding sequence CTTGCTTTTCGCAGGATAAGCCAAAAAAGAAATCGTTTTGGACCAATACGCCACCCGCAGAAAGCAAAACCGTTCCACTCGATAGCATTTTCCCCGTTATAAATGGGAGAATAGACTACACCGACGTGTTTACCGTTCCCGATACCACCATTAACGCCACCTACACCAAGGCTAAGCTGTGGTTTGTGGATAACTTCAACAATGCCAAAAGCGTTATTCAGGTAGACGATAAGGACAATGGCATTATAAAGGGCCGTGGGGTTTTGGATTATGGAGCCAACCATTACTTTTACTACACCATTACCGTAATGTTTAAGCCTGGGCGCGTGAAGTATGAAATTACCGACATTGTTCACTCCTATGACGGATATATTCCCGGATATGGATACAAGAAGGAGGATAAACCGCTTGAAACTTGGGCTACTCCTACGAGAAAGCAATCGGTAGTTTCAGTATACCGAGGCATAAACGATAAATTCATAAACCTTTGCCATTCATTAAAAATTGCACTATTAAAACCGCCATCAGATAATTGGTAG